In a genomic window of Mucilaginibacter sp. KACC 22063:
- a CDS encoding site-specific integrase encodes MITYKVFLDNRRPKAGEKYPLMFRITYNRKTTTYATGISICKGHWNEDGCLINSQCPNYKELNKNLTSKFLKVQKLLLQMEDEGSFSFEAFKEKFHEKPIELKRKVTFFTYSNQVIAELHEVKRTGNAVVYQTAVNRLMAFCNDKQLKFEQIDYSLLDRFKHQLIKEGAKPNTIGNYFRSIRAIYNKAIKSKLVDRSLYPFTEISIKTEKTAKRAIASDALTGLGQLVIKPGSKEWNARNYLFLSFAFRGMSFTDMAYLKHSNIVNGRMQYCRRKTHKSYSIKMTKLAIELLKRFNSNSIYLLPVMTSKVEEDSLESKKVIQQWIKTTNKYLKRLGKQLGVENLTTYVARHTWATTAKRLGYSNELIAECLGHEYGNKITNIYLDSFEQSVIDEVNEKVVKLIE; translated from the coding sequence ATGATTACATACAAGGTATTTCTGGACAACAGGAGACCAAAAGCAGGAGAGAAGTATCCGTTAATGTTTAGGATAACTTACAACCGAAAGACAACAACTTACGCTACCGGCATATCTATTTGCAAAGGACATTGGAATGAGGATGGTTGCTTAATCAATAGTCAATGCCCTAACTACAAAGAACTAAACAAGAACCTTACAAGCAAATTTCTTAAAGTTCAAAAGTTACTTCTGCAAATGGAAGATGAAGGTAGTTTCTCGTTCGAGGCATTTAAAGAGAAGTTTCATGAGAAGCCGATAGAACTCAAAAGAAAAGTTACCTTTTTTACCTATTCAAATCAAGTTATTGCAGAGCTACATGAGGTGAAAAGAACGGGAAACGCAGTAGTATATCAAACTGCGGTAAATAGGCTAATGGCCTTCTGCAATGATAAGCAGTTGAAGTTTGAGCAAATTGATTACTCATTACTTGATAGATTCAAACATCAGCTTATAAAAGAAGGGGCGAAGCCTAACACAATAGGAAACTATTTCAGATCCATACGTGCAATATATAACAAGGCAATTAAGTCTAAGCTGGTCGATCGGTCTCTTTATCCATTCACCGAAATCTCAATCAAGACGGAGAAGACGGCTAAACGTGCTATTGCCTCAGATGCTCTAACCGGCCTGGGTCAACTTGTAATCAAACCAGGCTCGAAAGAGTGGAACGCTAGAAACTACTTGTTCCTAAGTTTTGCTTTTAGAGGGATGTCTTTCACTGACATGGCCTATCTTAAGCACTCCAATATAGTCAATGGTAGAATGCAATACTGTCGAAGAAAAACGCATAAGTCGTATAGTATCAAAATGACTAAGCTTGCCATTGAACTTTTGAAAAGGTTTAACAGCAACAGTATCTATCTTTTGCCGGTGATGACAAGTAAAGTTGAGGAAGACTCCTTAGAAAGTAAAAAGGTAATACAGCAATGGATAAAGACTACAAATAAGTACTTGAAGCGTTTAGGTAAACAGTTAGGTGTTGAGAATCTTACAACATATGTAGCACGTCATACTTGGGCTACAACAGCAAAGCGGCTTGGATACTCGAACGAGCTTATTGCCGAGTGCTTAGGGCACGAGTACGGTAACAAGATTACAAACATTTACTTAGATAGCTTTGAGCAAAGTGTGATTGATGAAGTAAATGAGAAGGTTGTAAAGCTTATTGAATAA